The genomic interval AGCGCGATTATTACAGCAAGCCGGGGCGAAAGTCTCTGTCATTAGTCCGGAAGTAGATCCTCATCTACGTTCAATTGCGGAAAAGAGTGGTGGCGAGTGTCGCTTAGAAACCTATCAAATCCAAGATCTGACGCCTTACGTTATCGTCGTGGCGGCAACCAATCACGCCGATGTTAATAAGGCTGTTGCTGAGCATGCTCATCAGGTTGGTGTTTCGGTTAATGTGGTCGACAAACCAGATTTGGGCAACTTCATCTTTCCTGCCATTGTTGATCGTTCTCCTGTTATTGCAGCGGTTAGCTCTGGTGGTGCGAGTCCGGTACTAGCGAGGCTCTTACGCACTCGTCTTGAATCATTGATTCCTGCTGGATATGGCAAGCTTGCTGCACTAGCAGAAAAGTATCGCTCCAAGGTAAAAGCAAAATTTTCGGATGTGAATCGTCGACGTGGGTTTTGGGAGACGGTTTTGCACGGTAAGGTCGCAAACTTGGTGTTTGCTGGTCAAGATACTCAGGCAGAGTCAACACTGCAGGCTTTGTTAGAAGATGCTGCCGACGAAGCCAAAGCCCAGGGTGAGGTCTACCTAGTCGGTGCAGGGCCAGGCGATCCGGATTTGCTTACATTTAAAGCGCTTCGCTTAATGCAGCAAGCTGACGTGGTTTTATATGATCGCTTGGTTAGCGAGCCTATTCTCAAACTGTGTCGTCGTGACGCCAAAATGATTAACGTTGGTAAAGCTCGCTCCAATCACACCGTGCCTCAAGACGGTATTAATCAAATGTTGGTTGATTACGCTAAGAAAGGCCATCGTGTGCTCAGATTGAAAGGTGGTGATCCCTTTATTTTCGGTCGTGGTGGCGAGGAAATCGAACGCTTATCTGACAATGGCGTAGACTTTCAGGTCGTGCCAGGTATTACCGCGGCTTCGGGTTGTTCTAGCTATGCTGGCATTCCTTTAACACATCGTGATTACGCTCAGTCTGTGCGCTTTGTCACAGGTCATCTCAAGGATAATAGTGCTAATTTGCCATGGTCTGAGTTAGCTTATAAAAATCAAACCATTGTCTTTTATATGGGATTAATGGGCCTGCCGATAATCTGTGAGCAGCTTATTGCACATGGAATGGGCAATGAAACACCCATTGCCTTGGTACAGCAGGGCACCACGCTTAATCAAAAGGTCATTATTGCCACGCTCGATACCATGGTCGATGTGCTTTCAACACAGCAAATTAAGGCGCCAACACTGATTATTGTCGGTGATGTGGTCAAGCTCCACGATCAGCTCAAATGGTTCAATCCTCAAGCTTAAGTGCATAGTAAAAAAATCGTTTAAAATTTTTAGACCTTAGGAATTCTTTGGCTATGCTTATTTAAGAAGCATGTATCCAAGGATTGGCTGTACCGAGGTCATAAATGAGTTTATTAAGCAACGTTTCCATCAAAGTTAAGATATTAGTGATCCCAGCTATTGCGGTAGTTGGTTTTCTCGCTAGTTTGGCTGTGAATTATCAGATCAATGCGGAAAACACGAAACGCCTGGCTCAAATTCAAGACTTGTATTTTCCTGTAGTGCAGTCCAGTAGAGAAAACCTTGTACGCTTGAGCCGTATAGAGGAACTGCTGAATGCTGCGGTGAGTACAGGCGAGGCGGATATGGTTGATACGGCTCGAAATAGCTATGGTGACCTAATGAGCCGCATTCAGGAACAACGTCAGTTATGGCCAGAGAAAAAGAATGCCTTAGATACCTTGGAGAAAGAGGTGAAAAGCTACTTTGATGTGGCAATTCGCTTATCAGACGGCATGGTGCAAGGAAACTTAAACCCTTCTGAGATTCCAACTCTTGTAAAGCAAATGAATGAACGGCTTACAAAGACAAGAAAGGATTTAACAGCATTCAATGAAAGCGCGCTTAAGGCTTTCTCAGATACTGTTGAAGAGTCAAATAGCGCAACGTCTAGCGCTCTATATACCACGATCACATTAAGTGCTATTTCAATAGCTGTGATCATATTGATAAGCGCCAGTATCGTCATGTTGATTGTAAATAATTTAAATACCATGCTGGAATCTTTGAAGGATATAGCCAGTGGAGAAGGGGACTTAACCAAGCGTATTCAGCAAAACAGCAAAGATGAAATCGGCGATTTAGTGCATTGGTTCAACCAGTTTATGGATAAACTTCATACCAGTATCAACGAGGTGGTGAAATCCATTGCCCCCTTGGCAAATGTGTCCAATGATCTTGGTGAGATGACGAACAAAACCAGTCAAATTACCGATGAGCAAAGCCGTGCGACGGATGAAGTAACACGTTCAGTTGAGGATATGTTCCGTAGTGTGCAAAACGTAGCGCAAAATGCATCAAGCGCAGCTGAAGCAGCTCAGGATGCGGATAGTGAAGCCAAGTCTGGCCGCAGTATTGTTACTCAGTCAGTCGAAGGGATCAATGATCTCGCCAGTGAGGTGGAGCGCGCGGCAGAGGTGATTAGCAAGTTAGAAGCTGACACAGAAAACGTGGGTACCATTCTAGATGTTATCAAGGCCATTGCTGAGCAGACCAATTTGCTGGCATTAAATGCTGCAATTGAGGCAGCGCGTGCTGGTGAGCAAGGTCGTGGTTTTGCTGTGGTTGCCGACGAGGTTCGTACGTTGGCTTCGCGTACACAAGACTCTACTCAGGAAATTCAGCGTGTTATCGAAGAGTTGCAAACAGCCGCACGAAGCGCAGCGGAGGTGATGTCTCATAGTCAAGAGCAAGCGCGTACCAGTGTTGAGCAAGCAGCTAAGACAGACTCTTCTCTGGCGACCATAGCTGAAAGAGTAGGAAGTATTACGCAAATGAATATGGAAATTGCTTCCGCAACCAATGAGCAGGAGCGCGTGAGTAATGATATCCGTAATAATGTCGACGGTATTCGCAGCAATGCAGAGGCAGCGGTTAAGAACGTTTCTGAGGTAGGGCAGGCCAGTGAAGCCCTGATGGAGATCTCTAAAAACCTTCGCACGATCACAGGCCAATTTAAAGTCTAATATTTGTTGCTAAACCCCATCTCAAAGGCACGCTGATACTAGCGTGCTTTTTATTATCCTTCGATAGTGTCTGCGACGATCGCCATAGCTTTATCAACTTCTTTTTTACCTTGGTAAAAGTGAGGCGAAAAGCGAATTCCGCCACCGCGATAAGCGCATATAAGCCCTTTTTTCATGAGTTGTTTCTGAATGCTGGCATCGTCTTGGTCAATAATGCTAAATGTGGTAATCGCAGTAGGTTGATTGATGTCAGTAATGAGTTCTAGCTTATTGTTCTCTTGTATGCGCTCGCGCAAGTAGTTGGTTGTTTTAAGTGTGAGTGATTCGATTGTCGTTAAGCCCACCTCGTGGATTAGGCTTAAACTAGCGTTAAGTGCATGAGTGCCAAGCATATTAGGTGAGCCGCATTCGAAGCGTTTCGCTGTCTTTGCGATACTCCATTCATTAGTTGTATAGTCACCGGCATTTTCAATCATGTGCCAGCCATATTGGTGGATTTTTAATCGGTTTAGAAGCTCCTGTTTACAGTAGAAGAGCGCAAGTCCTTCTGGTCCGAGCATCCACTTGTGTCCATCGGCTACAACAAAATCAGCATCTATTTCGGTCAAGCTAAAGGGTTTTACTCCCAAGCTTTGGATTGCATCAACGCATAGTAGAACACCATGTTGCTTGGCTAATTTGGACAAGCTTGATAAATCGGTTGTGCGTCCACTTGCGTATTGAACAGAGCTGATGGATATAAGCTTTGTATTATCCGTAATCTGACTTTGGATGGCTTTGATCGGATCATGTTCTGTAATGTTGGCCACGCGTACGGAGACGCCAAACTGCGCAAGACTTTCCCAAACGATGCGGTTGGAAGGGAATTCTTCATTGCTAATAATGATTTCATCACCGTCCGACCAGTCGAGGCCATAAGCTATGACGGAAAGTCCTTCAGAGGTGCTTTTTAATAAGGCAATTTCATCCGTGCTGGTTGCACCGATCAAATCCTTTAGTTGGACGCGAAGGTTGTGTTCCGTTTGCAACCAGTTAGGGTAGTGAGTTGCGCCAAAAAAGGTATTTTCTTGCGCAAACTCCGTAACAGCTTGCTGTGTACGCTTTGGCCACGGAGCAACAGCCGCATGGTTAAAATAGACAATTTCGTTGTTCTGTGGGAATTCTTTTTGAAAATCCATCTCATTTGCCTTTGAAACAGGTTATGATATGGCAATGTAACAGTTAATTTAGAATAGGTTAAGGACGCTACATGGTGCATCCGGATTTTGAACACAAACGTAGCCAGCAAATCGACAGCTTGGGTATAGAGGTTCAGGAATATACCCACAAAAAAACCGGTGCTATGCATTATCACTTGAAAAGTGATTATGACGAAAACGTTTTCTTTTTAGGTTTTCGCACTATGCCTATGGATTCTACCGGTGTTGCTCATATCCTAGAGCATACTGCGCTCTGTGGTAGCGAAAAATATCCTGTTCGCGATCCATTCTTCATGATGATCCGTCGTTCATTGAATACATTCATGAATGCGTTTACTTCAAGTGATTGGACGGCTTATCCGTTTGCCTCAAAAAACAAGAAAGACTTCAATAATCTCTTGTCGGTTTATTTGGATGCAGCGTTTCACTCTAGCCTTGATCCACTGGATTTTGCTCAGGAGGGGCACCGTCTTGAACACGAAGTGCCGAATGATCCCTCGACACCAATACAATTCAAAGGCGTTGTATATAATGAAATGAAAGGTGCCATGAGTAGTGTGACCAGTCAGTTATGGCAGACTTTTAGTAAATACCTTTATCCTACAGTGACCTATCACTATAACAGTGGTGGCGATCCAGAGAGTATACTGGATCTGCAATACGACGACTTAATTCAATTTTATAAAAAACATTATCATCCCAGTAATGCCATGTTCATGACGTTTGGTGATATCCCAGCCAGTGAGCATCACGAACAATTTGCTAAGTATTTGAACGAGTTCGAGGCACTAGGTGAACGCTTTTCCGTACCGAACGAAAAACGCTATTTTGCACCGGTGAGGGTCGAAGAAAGCTATGGCAGTAAAGAGTTAGAGAATAAGACTCACCATGTAATGGGTTGGTTGCTTGGTGAAAGTAGTGATCTTGATGCGCAACTAGAAGCACATTTTCTCAGTGCATTGTTGTTAGAAAACAGCAGCTCCGCACTGCGTCGAGAATTAGAAACCACGGAGCTGGGAACGGGGCCAAGTCCCTTGTGCGGCTTGGAAGATAGAAATAAAGAAATGTGTTTTGTTTGCGGTATCGAAGGAAGTGAGCCTGAACGCAAAGAGGATCTTGAGGCACTAGTATTACAGACTCTAGAGAAGGTCAAAAAAGAGGGTGTGTCTGATAAGCAGGTTGAAGCTGTTTTACATCAACTTGAATTGTCTCAGCGAGAAATTGGAGGCGATGGATACCCATACGGTTTGCAATTGATTATGTCCTCCATTGCCGCATGTACCCACTACAGTGATCCGGCTGAATTGCTCGATTTGGATCCTGCAATTGATAAGTTGCGTTTAAAAATTGAAGATAAGCAGTTCTTGCCAGATCTTATTGATCGCTTACTTCTGAATAATCCCCATCGTGTCACGTTAACCTTCAAACCAGATTCGAAAATTGATGAGCGTAAAAAAGAGGCAGAAGAGCAGCGCTTAGCAAATATTGTGAGTGCGCTCAGCGATGCTGAGAGGCAAGAGATTCTGAGCCAGGGTATAGCACTGCAAGAACGTCAAAAGCAACAAGACGATGATAGTATTTTGCCAAAGGTCTCGCTGGATGATGTTTCAGATAGTCTGGTGATACCGACGGGCACAAAGAAAGATGGAGAGCATAATATAACTCTGTATGAAACAGGCACAAATGGCATGACATATCATCAAGTGATTATGCCTCTGCCTGCTTTGAGTGCTGAGGAGCAAGGCCTCATGCCTCTGCTGATGCATTCTATGACAGAGCTCGGCTGCGCAGGTGAGGATTATATTGCTACTCAGGAACGTCAGTCACTTGTCAGTGGTGGCATTTCCGCGTACCAGAGTATTCGACCTAGTACGAGTGATATTGATGAGTGTAAAGCCTATTGGGTGCTATCTGGGAAGGCCCTTAGTCGCAATCACGGAGCTTTTTTTGAATTAATGCAAGATACCTTGAATTCCGTCGATTTTAGCGATAGCAAACGTATTAGAGAAATTGCTCAGTATCGTTTAAGTCGTAAGGAGCAATCTGTTACTGGTAATGGTCACGGCTTGGCGATGAATGTAGCTGCTTCCGGTACTTCATCACTAGCAAGAATGCAGTATGAATATTCTGGTTTGCCTGCGATCTTAAGTATGCGCGATCATGTTTCTCGTTTAGAACAGGATGCTCAAACGGTTGTTGCAGAGCTTGCGGCTCTCTATAAAAAATTGACGAATGCACCACAGCAGCATCTAGTGGTATCTGACGAAAAAAGTTCAGATGATGCGGTGTTGCAGTTGCAAAAGACATGGTTGCATACACAGGGCGATACTGTTGACTTTAAGCTGCCTTTATTTGAAGCCAGCGAAAAGAAAACTGCTTGGGTAGTGCCGTCACAGACTAATTTCTGCGCTAAAGTTTTCCCAACAGTGAATTCTGATCATCCAGATTCAGCTGCGCTCACAGTGTTAGGATCCGTGCTACGCAATGGCTATCTGCACACCTCAATCCGAGAACAAGGTGGTGCGTATGGCGGCGGCGCAAGTCAGGATAATAATTTGGCTGTATTTAAATTCTATAGCTATCGTGATCCTCGTTTTAAAGGCACCTTAGATGACTTTGATCGAGCGTTAACTTGGTTTGAAGAGCAAACTGACACATTGCCTCAGTTGTTAGAGGAAGCGATTCTCGGTGTGGTCTCTAGTATTGACAAGCCAGGGTCACCGGCGGGAGAGGCGCGTCAAGCCTTCCATGGGGAACTTAACGGTAGAACTCCGGAATGGCGTAATCAATATCGGAAACGCATTATGGATGTGACATTGGGTGATGTTCACCGAGTGGCTAAAGAATATCTTAGTCAGGCTAACGCATCCTATGGTGTGCTCATATCTCGAGAGCAGGCAGAGTCTGCTGAAAAATTAGGTTTTGAAATAAAAGAGCTTTAAACGATGATACACACAAGATTCGTACAAGCTGGATGTGCTCTGTTATTAAGCGCTCAGGTTTTTGCCAATGACGCACTTAATAAATCAGTTGATCAGGTGCAAGCCCAGCAACAAAAAAATGCCCAATCACAGGCAAAAATAGATCGCTTGCATGACCAAGAGCGTGAGGCGTTGCAAGAGTTTCGATCGGTTAACAACGAGATAGATCAGCTACAGGTTTATAATCAGCAGCTACGCGAAATCATTGATAACCAAAATACTCAGATAGCTAGCCTGAGTGATCAGATAAAAACCATAGAAAAGACCCAAGAAGGCATTATGCCATTGATGCAGCGCATGATTGATGGTTTGGAGCAGTTTGTGGCGTTGGATTTGCCATTCTTACAAATGGAGCGTGAGCAGCGTATTGCTAATTTGCGTGACTTGCTTGTTAGTGCTGATTCCACAGTGTCTGAAAAATTTCGACGTGTTCTTGAAGCTTATCAAATAGAGTTGGAATACGGTCGTACGATCGAAGCCTATCGTGCAAAAAATGAAGAAGATATTACTGTTGATTTCTTGCGCTTAGGTCGCAATGCACTTTATCAGCTTGACCTAAATGCAGAAAATCCGAAGCATTGGGATAACAAACAAAAAGCCTGGGTTGAATTGTCCGGAGAATATGCTCGTCAAATTCAAAAAGGGATTCGCATTGCTCGTCAGCAGTCTGCCCCCGAGTTGCTTACCTTGCCATTGCCAAAGCTAGAAGGAGTTAATCGTGATTAAGGTGGTTCGATATCTAGTTGTTGGCTTGGCATTGTTATCATTAAATATTAATGCTGACGAAGTCCAAGAAAACAAGCCAAAGAATATTGCTAGTCTTGAAGCATTGCTTCAGGCGGTTAAGCAAGATGGTTTGCGTCAGCAGGAAGTGAATCAGCAGCGTGAGAGACGCTTCTTAGAAAACCGAAATGAACAACGCACAGCTTTGCGTCAAGCCAAAGCAAAACTGGAACAAGTTCGTCAAGAAACTAAAACGTTAAAGAGTCAGTTCGATTCCAATGAGGGTGAGCTGGCTGAGCTTGAGCAGGAGTTGAAGCAGCGTTTAGGTAATCTAGGTGAAATGTTTGGTGTTGTGCGTCAGGTGTCACAAGATGTCGCTGCAATTCGTGAGAATTCCATTGTCGCTGTAGAGATAGGTCAAAATGATCCAGTTCTTGAGCGCCTGGCTACCAGTAAGGCCTTGCCTGATATTCCAGAACTAGAGTCACTTTGGTATCAATTGCAGTTACACATTACTAAACAGTCAGAAGCAAAAATCATCAGTGCTGACTACGTTGATGCGCAAGGGGTTAAACAAACTGGAAGTGTCGCCCATGTGGGTCCGTTCATAGCGCTAAACGAAAATGGTTTTTTAAGCTTTGATGCGGAAACAGGTTTGCTTCTTGAACTCGGTAAGCAGCCCTCGGGCGCGTCCACAGCAATTGATTACTTTGCTGGCGATGCGGAAGAAAGCGTGATTGATCCAACGCGAGGTACCTTGCTGCAGTTAGGTAGCCAAAGTCCTAACGTATTGGAGCGCGTAAACCAAGGCGGATATATCGGCTACGTAATACTGGCGTTGGCATTTTCCGGTATTCTTTATGCGGCCTATTTGCTTCTACTGCGTATTCAAATCAAATCGCGTGTTGATGCGCAATTGGCCAATACGGATGAAGTCCGTGACGATAATCCATTGGGTCGTGTATTGTCTGTGTACCAGCAGCACAAAGATGAATCTGATTTAGAGTCCTTAGAGATGACCTTGGATGAGGCTGTGTTAAAAGAGCTGCCAGAGTTAGAGCGTGGTTTGTCTTTGATCAAGCTTTTGGCGGCGGTTGCACCATTGCTTGGTCTGCTTGGTACGGTTACCGGTATGATCGCTACGTTTCAATCCATTACGCTGTTTGGCACGGGAGATCCCAAACTAATGGCAGGCGGTATTTCACAGGCGTTAATCACGACTGTTTTGGGTTTGGTGGCAGCTATTCCTCTGTTGTTTATGCATAATTTCTTGAATACGCGCAGTAAAGAAGTGATCCAAGTATTGGATCAGCAAGCGGCAGGTCTCATTGCACAAAAGGTTCAGAGTAAATAATCATGTTGGCGGATGTCGTTGATTTTTTACAAAGTGGTGGGCCAGTTCTTTACGGCATACTTTTAGTGACCTTGATGCTGTGGTTTTTGATCTTAGATCGCTATTGGTTTTTCAGGTCACAAGCAAAGCCGCTTTGTCGGCAGTATCGAGAGCAATGGGCAACTCTGGACCATAACGACAATTGGTGTCGAGAAAAAGTGCGCCGCTTATACATCAGCCAAGTCAAGCAGGCATTCAATAAGCATTTTGGGCTGATTCAGTTGTTAGTTGTGATCTGCCCTCTAATGGGTTTGCTCGGCACAGTAACCGGTATGATCAATGTATTCGATACCATGGCTGTCACCGGTACGGGTAATGCGCGCGCAATGGCGTCGGGCATTTCAATGGCAACCGTGCCGACCATGGCGGGAATGGTTATATCGCTAATAGGCCTATATTTTAAAACGCGTTTTAGCAGTATGGCTAAAAAGCAATTGGAAATCTTTCAGGACAAACTACTGAAGTAGTTTTGATGAAGTTATGAAAAAAAGACACACAGATAGTGAAGGTGAAGACTCAACAGTCGATATGACGCCCATGCTGGATATCGTATTTATCATGTTGATATTCTTTATTGTTACCACTTCTTTCGTAAAAGAAAGCGGTGTGCAGGTTAATCGACCTACGGCAGATTCTGCTCAGCAGGACAAGAAAGGCAATATCATGGTTGCCATCAAACCAAATGGTGAAGTTTGGATTGATAAACGCGCTGTTGATATTCGTTCGGTTCGGGCAAATATTGAAAAGCTCAAAGCGGAAAGCCCAGAAAGTGGTGTTGTCATTCAGGCGGATACAGACGCGCGCACAGGCATGCTTGTTGAAGTTATGGATCAAATTCGCTTGGCAGGCATCATGAATATTTCGTTAGCAGCAACACCGGGAAGTTAAAATGCGAGTGTTAGTATTGTTGCTGTTATCGGTTGTGAGTTCTTTCGCGGTCTTTTGGTTGATGCATTGGATGATCACGCCAGAGCAATTATCTTCCTCCCAAAAAGAAACTATTGCGATGGTGAATTTCGTGCGCTCTTTGGATGACAGCGAAGCACAGCGTAAAAATCGTGATATTAGCGAGCCCCCAAAACCAAAACCTACACCAAAGCTAAATACGCCAGTAGCACAGACGACGACTCAGTCTCCCGATGTGAGTATGCCTAACTTGGATGCAAGTTTGAGCAGCTTTAAGGGTCAAGGTATCGGTAGCATGTTATCTGGATATGGCTTTGGGAATACAGATGTGATTCCTCTGGTACGAGTGAATCCTAGATACCCCCAGTCTGCTTTAGCCCGTCGTATAGAGGGTTACGTAATTATCCGTATGTCGATTAATGAAGCGGGCAATGTGGATGATGTGGAGGTTGTTGAATCGGATCCCAAGGGTGTTTTTGAGCGCGAGGCTATTCGTGCGGCTTGGCGTTTTAAATTTAAGCCCAAGCTGGAAGATGGAAAACCTGTTTCACAGACTGCGGTACTGCCATTTGAATTTAACTTGGAGGAGCGAAAATGAGATTGATACTTGCATGCTTATTGCTGCTCCCCTTAATTGCGCAAGCGAATTTGAGTCCTCGCGTTTACAATCAACTTGAAGAATTTCAAGAGGATTTAAATGAAGCGAAAACCGATGCAGAAGTGGCTGAGGTTCGTCAGGAATTATTGGCGTTTAAAGAGTCATTGAAGGGCAATGCGTTGGGTGTGGCGCTCAGTTTGCAAACCTTATCTCAGGTGGCCGTAAGGAATGATGATCTGAAGGAGGCCACTGAATTTATTAATGAAGCACTTCGGCTTAACGGTTTGCCGGATGGTACGCGAAATCAACTGCTTAGTTTTTTAGCTAATCTGTATTATCAGCAGGATGCATATACACAGACTATTTCTACTTTACAGCGTTTATTTTCGGAAGTCGAAAAAGAGCCTGGTGCGAGTAACTTGGCATTGATGGCTGCAGCGTATTTTAGTCTTGAAGATTTTGAGAAGGGAACACCCTATATTGATAAGGCTAATAAAGTGGCAAAAGAACCCAAGCAGCCTTGGTTGCAAATGGGGTTTGCAGGCCATTATCAGTTAAAGCAATTAGATAAAGCGTTGGCTTATGCAACCCAGTTAGTATTTTTATATCCGGACAACGCACGATATTGGCAACAGAAGGCTGGTTTGCATCAGATGATGGAAGACTATTCAGATGCGGCGTCAGTAAAATATTTGTCTTTCTTGCAAGGATTGGTGGATAAAGAAAGTGATTTTCTTGTATTGGCACGACTTATGGCGAGCCAAGGCGGCCCTTATCATGCAGCAAAAATGCTAGATAAAGCTCTGGAAGAAAAACAGTTAGAGTCAACAGAAGATGTTTTGCGCTTAACTTATCAAGGCTATTTGCAGGCGAAAGAGATGGATGATGCACTGTCGGCATTGCAACGTTTGTATGAGTCTTATCCAGAAGAAAAAGATGGTGTGCAAGTTCTTCGATTATTGGTTGACGGCCAAGCTTGGCAGCCGACGGTGGATTTTTATTCTAGATTTAAAAAGCAGGAAATGGATGCAGAGGTCGCAGCCGAAGCAGCCATGTTAGCCGGTATCGCTGAATTTAATTTGGATAATATTGATAAAGCTCGCGCTTTACTTGGCCAAGCTTCCAAGTCGGAGAAGAAGCGTGGCCAAGCCAAGGCATGGCTAAACTACATTCAGCAAATGCAGTAGCCACGTTGTGCTTGGTTATAAATTTAGCTCAACATAGATAGGGGCATGGTCACTGGGTTTTTCCATGCCTCTGATATCGTAATCAATGTCCGCTGTTTTTAGCTTCGACATTAAGCTTTTGCTAAGTAATATGTAATCGATCCTAAGACCGCGCTTGGGATCGTCAGCAAAACCCTTGCTGCGATAATCAAACCAGCTATAGCGATCATTGGTATCCGGATGCTGCGTACGGAAACTATCTGCCAGGCCCCAGTCTAAAATCCCTTGTAGCCATTCACGTTCCTCCGGTAAGAACGCGCATTTCTCGGTTCTTAGCCAGCGTTTTCTATTTTGCTCGCCTATACCTATATCTTCGTCGTGAAGAGCTACGTTCATATCGCCCATGACGACTATGTGATTATCTGGTGATAGGTGTTTATTTAAATAGTCTTTAAGGTCTGCGTAATACTTGCGCTTGGCCGGAAATTTTGTTTCATGTTGGCGGTTTTCCCCTTGTGGGAAATAACCATTCAATACATGCAAGATTTCGCCATTGTTAAGTTTGTATTGACTATGGATAAAACGCTTTTGATCGTCGTCAGTATCACCTGGAAACCCTTGCTGACATTCAATGCTTGGGTTTAACGACAGATTCGCTACGCCATAGTGGGCTTTCTGGCTATGGATATCAGCTTTGTATCCAATGGCTTCGATATCAGCCACAGGGACTACCTCTGGAGCTGCTTTAACCTCCTGTAGGCCGATGATGTCGGCCTTAAGCTGATGTTTGATTGCATCAATTTGGTGGAGGCGTGCACGAACGCCATTTATGTTGAATGAGACTATGCGCATGGAATACCTACTAGAATTTCACTAAGCTGATGGGCATTATAGAGATCATTAAACTTTTGTTGTACTCAGATTATAGGATGCATTATGGAATGGACCTTAACTGATCCGTCTTATTTGATGTTTGTTGTGACGGATCTAGTCGTTATCTTCGCGCTTGTGGCAGCCATGCGCTGGTTAAATCGTTTCTG from Bermanella marisrubri carries:
- a CDS encoding energy transducer TonB: MRVLVLLLLSVVSSFAVFWLMHWMITPEQLSSSQKETIAMVNFVRSLDDSEAQRKNRDISEPPKPKPTPKLNTPVAQTTTQSPDVSMPNLDASLSSFKGQGIGSMLSGYGFGNTDVIPLVRVNPRYPQSALARRIEGYVIIRMSINEAGNVDDVEVVESDPKGVFEREAIRAAWRFKFKPKLEDGKPVSQTAVLPFEFNLEERK
- a CDS encoding tetratricopeptide repeat protein: MRLILACLLLLPLIAQANLSPRVYNQLEEFQEDLNEAKTDAEVAEVRQELLAFKESLKGNALGVALSLQTLSQVAVRNDDLKEATEFINEALRLNGLPDGTRNQLLSFLANLYYQQDAYTQTISTLQRLFSEVEKEPGASNLALMAAAYFSLEDFEKGTPYIDKANKVAKEPKQPWLQMGFAGHYQLKQLDKALAYATQLVFLYPDNARYWQQKAGLHQMMEDYSDAASVKYLSFLQGLVDKESDFLVLARLMASQGGPYHAAKMLDKALEEKQLESTEDVLRLTYQGYLQAKEMDDALSALQRLYESYPEEKDGVQVLRLLVDGQAWQPTVDFYSRFKKQEMDAEVAAEAAMLAGIAEFNLDNIDKARALLGQASKSEKKRGQAKAWLNYIQQMQ
- the xthA gene encoding exodeoxyribonuclease III: MRIVSFNINGVRARLHQIDAIKHQLKADIIGLQEVKAAPEVVPVADIEAIGYKADIHSQKAHYGVANLSLNPSIECQQGFPGDTDDDQKRFIHSQYKLNNGEILHVLNGYFPQGENRQHETKFPAKRKYYADLKDYLNKHLSPDNHIVVMGDMNVALHDEDIGIGEQNRKRWLRTEKCAFLPEEREWLQGILDWGLADSFRTQHPDTNDRYSWFDYRSKGFADDPKRGLRIDYILLSKSLMSKLKTADIDYDIRGMEKPSDHAPIYVELNL
- a CDS encoding MotA/TolQ/ExbB proton channel family protein — encoded protein: MLADVVDFLQSGGPVLYGILLVTLMLWFLILDRYWFFRSQAKPLCRQYREQWATLDHNDNWCREKVRRLYISQVKQAFNKHFGLIQLLVVICPLMGLLGTVTGMINVFDTMAVTGTGNARAMASGISMATVPTMAGMVISLIGLYFKTRFSSMAKKQLEIFQDKLLK
- a CDS encoding ExbD/TolR family protein; protein product: MKKRHTDSEGEDSTVDMTPMLDIVFIMLIFFIVTTSFVKESGVQVNRPTADSAQQDKKGNIMVAIKPNGEVWIDKRAVDIRSVRANIEKLKAESPESGVVIQADTDARTGMLVEVMDQIRLAGIMNISLAATPGS
- a CDS encoding MotA/TolQ/ExbB proton channel family protein encodes the protein MIKVVRYLVVGLALLSLNINADEVQENKPKNIASLEALLQAVKQDGLRQQEVNQQRERRFLENRNEQRTALRQAKAKLEQVRQETKTLKSQFDSNEGELAELEQELKQRLGNLGEMFGVVRQVSQDVAAIRENSIVAVEIGQNDPVLERLATSKALPDIPELESLWYQLQLHITKQSEAKIISADYVDAQGVKQTGSVAHVGPFIALNENGFLSFDAETGLLLELGKQPSGASTAIDYFAGDAEESVIDPTRGTLLQLGSQSPNVLERVNQGGYIGYVILALAFSGILYAAYLLLLRIQIKSRVDAQLANTDEVRDDNPLGRVLSVYQQHKDESDLESLEMTLDEAVLKELPELERGLSLIKLLAAVAPLLGLLGTVTGMIATFQSITLFGTGDPKLMAGGISQALITTVLGLVAAIPLLFMHNFLNTRSKEVIQVLDQQAAGLIAQKVQSK